The Erpetoichthys calabaricus chromosome 5, fErpCal1.3, whole genome shotgun sequence genome has a segment encoding these proteins:
- the LOC114641611 gene encoding zinc finger protein OZF-like has product MASAKEENMDERLACIKQDDCEWGAPVDLRVKVEDCEKQISVLKEEEESEGEIVRVTVENSEHFSLNPELQTCGTGNNVFKQDVGEEPHCSLQPQFSNAGQLATLQNSVEVKSEFEEKVCGEADGPQSSLRAGIDFKENGGFSPSSFPQPSLECRLQHKRDKEKMNKATIASENLTPTSFQCSSLPVRETVNPDQHHGYYTDFKLIRTKPKPFCCSDCGKEFLHKSRLETHVRIHTGEKPHSCSVCGKRFSHSCSLQTHTRIHTGEKPYGCVDCGKRFIDSGRLQNHRRIHTGEKPYYCPECGKRFSKRSYLQCHTRIHTGEKPYVCSECGKQFSICSNLLSHKRIHTGEKPYCCSECGKQFTVSSNLQQHMKIHSGGEINPREKLYCCSECGKRFSGASALKSHKRIHTGEKPYGCPECGKCFTSSSSLWQHTRIHTGEKPYGCPECGRRFTQSGKLQAHIRIHTGEKPHRCSECDKRFSDSSSLQRHKRTHTQQKPYDSSECEKTYTESSPVQSHTVIHTGEKP; this is encoded by the exons ATGGCCTCGGCCAAAGAGGAGAATATGGATGAGCGACTGGCTTGCATTAAACAAGATGATTGTGAGTGGGGTGCACCGGTCGATTTGCGCGTAAAGGTGGAAGACTGTGAAAAACAAATTTCAGTcttgaaggaggaggaggagtcggAGGGGGAAATTGTTCGGGTTACAGTGGAGAATTCGGAACATTTCTCCCTTAATCCCGAACTGCAAACATGTGGAACTGGAAACAACGTTTTCAAGCAAGATGTTGGTGAGGAACCTCACTGCAGTTTACAGCCCCAGTTCTCGAACGCGGGACAACTGGCCACCCTGCAGAATTCCGTGGAGGTGAAATCCGAGTTTGAAGAGAAAGTCTGTGGAGAAGCCGATGGGCCACAGTCATCTCTGAGAGCTGGAATCG ATTTCAAAGAGAATGGCGGCTTCTCCCCATCTTCATTTCCTCAGCCCTCTCTTGAGTGCCGACTGCAACACAAACGGGACAAGGAAAAGATGAACAAAGCAACAATAGCATCAGAGAATTTGACGCCAACCTCTTTCCAATGCAGCTCTCTTCCTGTGAGAGAAACGGTCAACCCTGACCAACATCATGGGTATTACACGGATTTCAAGTTGATCCGTACAAAACCAAAGCCGTTTTGCTGTTCCGACTGTGGCAAAGAATTCCTCCATAAGAGCAGACTTGAGACACACgtaagaattcatactggagaaaaacctcattccTGCTCCGtatgtggcaaacgattttccCATAGCTGCAGTCTCCAAACACATActagaatccacactggagaaaaaccctaTGGCTGTGTTGATTGTGGGAAAAGATTCATTGATAGTGGCCGTCTGCAGAACCAcagaagaattcatactggagaaaagccatattactgtcctgaatgtggtaaacgattttCTAAACGTAGCTATCTTCAGTgccacacaagaattcatactggcGAGAAGCCGTAtgtctgttctgaatgtggcaaacagttcagCATCTGTAGTAATCTTCTAAGTCACAAAAgaattcatacaggagagaagccatattgctgttctgagtgtggaAAGCAGTTTACTGTCAGTAGCAATCTTCAGCAGCACATGAAAATTCATTCTGGAGGAGAAATTAATCCAAGAGAGAAGctatattgttgttctgaatgtggaaaaagattTTCTGGAGCTAGCGCTCTTAAGAGTCACAAAAgaattcatacaggagagaagccatatggctgtcctgaatgtggcaaatgCTTCACCAGCAGTAGTAGCCTTTGGCAGCACACACGGATTcataccggagagaagccatatggctgtcctgaatgtggcagaAGATTCACCCAAAGTGGCAAACTTCAGGCACACATAAGAATTCATACCGGAGAAAAACCTCATCGCTGCTCTGAATGTGACAAGAGATTTTCTGACAGCAGCAGTCTCCAAAGACATAAAAGAACCCACACTCAACAAAAGCCCTATGATAGTTCTGAATGTGAAAAAACATACACGGAGAGTAGCCCCGTTCAGAGCCATACAGtgattcatactggagaaaagccataa